In Helianthus annuus cultivar XRQ/B chromosome 9, HanXRQr2.0-SUNRISE, whole genome shotgun sequence, the following are encoded in one genomic region:
- the LOC110907450 gene encoding protein FAR1-RELATED SEQUENCE 5-like: protein MTVVDGGSDLPVLMEVVIGDDVGEDIPTYQPVGNVQVSPNSGRRTFIPDVDDLVKPQMHMTFDSLENAFLFYQRYAKAGGFTARKGTQYEPRKGVILNKWFVCSKEGTKPLKAIDSTQEAGSSNVNSKSKITRRVPSIRTECEACIRVKLITPDNLYVVYYFEESHNHSFVAEDDRYLLPENRSMNYVQEEAVNALSAINVGPVRAFNIMRTLYGGFDKVGATKVDFKNFKRDLNRYIAEYDADMVIKRLRRKKEFMPNFSMEYLTTAEGVLRALFWADGDTKRNFNIFGDVVSFDATYRRNKYNMMFVPFTGVDNRYRNVTLGAAIIGDETAKTYSWLLNAFRQAFGRAPPVIVTDQDPAMRKAIQDTWPESRHRLCMWHIMEKLTTKVGANLCNSTDFKKRLCDIVWTDVLLPEQFENEWGVILADFDLLNHEWLQSMYQIRDT, encoded by the exons ATATTCCTACATACCAGCCCGTTGGTAATGTTCAGGTGTCCCCAAATTCTGGAAGGAGGACATTTATTCCAGATGTTGATGATTTGGTTAAACCTCAGATGCATATGACGTTTGATTCGCtggaaaatgcttttcttttttaCCAAAGATATGCTAAGGCGGGAGGTTTCACAGCTAGGAAGGGTACTCAATACGAGCCTCGAAAGGGTGTAATACTTAATAAATGGTTCGTATGCTCAAAAGAGGGTACTAAACCCTTAAAGGCGATTGACTCGACTCAGGAAGCTGGTAGTTCTAATGTTAACTCGAAGTCTAAGATTACTCGCAGGGTTCCTTCTATAAGGACCGAATGTGAAGCGTGCATTCGGGTTAAGTTAATAACTCCGGATAATCTTTACGTGGTTTATTACTTCGAGGAGTCGCATAATCACTCATTTGTTGCTGAAGATGACAGGTACTTGCTTCCTGAAAACAGATCTATGAATTACGTACAGGAAGAAGCCGTGAATGCTTTGAGTGCCATAAACGTTGGTCCAGTTAGAGCGTTTAACATTATGAGGACTCTTTATGGAGGTTTCGATAAGGTAGGCGCAACTAAAGTTGACTTCAAGAACTTCAAGAGAGACTTAAATAGGTATATAGCTGAGTACGATGCTGACATGGTTATCAAACGCCTAAGAAGGAAGAAAGAATTTATGCCCAATTTCTCTATGGAATACCTTACAACTGCCGAGGGCGTTTTACGTGCGTTGTTCTGGGCCGATGGTGATACAAAGAGaaattttaatatttttgggGATGTTGTGTCGTTCGATGCTACTTATCGTCGTAACAA gtACAATATGATGTTTGTACCTTTTACCGGCGTTGACAATCGCTATCGTAATGTTACCTTGGGTGCTGCTATTATAGGGGATGAAACTGCCAAAACATATAGCTGGTTGCTCAACGCATTTCGGCAGGCGTTTGGGCGCGCACCACCTGTGATTGTAACTGATCAAGACCCAGCGATGAGGAAAGCTATTCAAGATACATGGCCTGAAAGTAGGCACAGGCTTTGCATGTGGCATATAATGGAGAAACTCACTACCaag GTTGGCGCCAACCTATGCAATAGCACTGATTTTAAGAAGAGGTTGTGTGATATTGTTTGGACCGATGTCTTACTGCCAGAACAGTTTGAAAATGAATGGGGTGTTATATTGGCTGATTTTGATTTGCTGAATCATGAATGGTTACAGTCAATGTATCAGATTAGGGATACATGA
- the LOC110907449 gene encoding protein FAR-RED IMPAIRED RESPONSE 1-like, whose translation MYQIRDTWIPAYYRDQHMSGLMRTSSRSESENHFFGQFCNPNCTLLEFLGHFDSAIEAQRHEHRKNDHDTRHTNPPIFAKEFVLEQQAANIYTRTIFFDAQLEIQTAIHKCAVGKWEDREDNFVNFFVKDFSQACTTFFHVMMRQLDMTVSCSCNRQFPERYIMRRWTREAVPNSAPGAILGISESDDRYQQVNGVVREIIRSAESLINRLVYNFDALCAFRDHVVQYQSTADQAVVNAPPRSRRDRFAEITGYTQETPVTVRMPKTVRFKGMGKPSRMKSNREIAIIQSAKKKKGRECGNCKRRGHNRRTCSFPARENADDSSESDEADLEGDDEEELEDVAGEGDDEEELEDEEQE comes from the exons ATGTATCAGATTAGGGATACATGGATCCCTGCGTATTATCGCGATCAACACATGTCTGGGCTGATGCGTACCTCATCACGTTCGGAGAGTGAGAACCATTTCTTTGGGCAGTTTTGCAACCCGAATTGTACCCTTCTTGAATTCTTGGGGCATTTTGATTCTGCAATCGAAGCCCAAAGACACGAGCACAGGAAGAATGATCACGATACTAGGCACACGAACCCCCCAATATTTGCAAAAGAGTTTGTCTTAGAGCAACAGGCGGCAAACATATACACACGGACAATTTTCTTTGATGCGCAACTTGAAATTCAGACAGCCATTCACAAGTGTGCTGTTGGAAAATGGGAGGATAGAGAGGATAACTTTGTGAACTTCTTTGTGAAGGACTTTTCTCAAGCGTGTACTACATTTTTTCAC GTCATGATGCGGCAGCTAGACATGACCGTTAGTTGCTCATGCAATAG GCAGTTCCCTGAAAGGTACATAATGCGACGGTGGACAAGGGAAGCTGTTCCTAACAGTGCGCCGGGAGCGATATTGGGGATTAGTGAAAGTGATGATCGGTACCAGCAAGTTAATGGTGTTGTAAGGGAGATAATAAGGTCAGCTGAGTCTCTTATTAACAGGTTGGTTTATAACTTTGATGCGTTGTGCGCTTTTAGGGACCATGTTGTCCAGTATCAATCGACCGCTGATCAGGCAGTCGTAAACGCTCCCCCTAGGAGTCGTCGCGATAGGTTTGCTGAAATAACTGGATACACGCAAGAAACACCTGTAACTGTTCGTATGCCGAAAACCGTTAGATTTAAAGGTATGGGCAAACCTTCCAGAATGAAGAGTAATCGTGAAATTGCCATTATTCAATCTGCGAAGAAAAAAAAGGGTCGCGAATGTGGTAATTGCAAACGTCGGGGGCATAATAGACGTACCTGCTCGTTCCCGGCAAGGGAAAATGCCGACGACTCCTCAGAAAGTGATGAAGCGGATCTTGAAGGAGACGACGAAGAGGAGCTAGAAGATGTGGCGGGTGAAGGAGACGACGAAGAGGAGCTAGAAGATGAAGAGCAAGAGTAG